The Falco naumanni isolate bFalNau1 chromosome 1, bFalNau1.pat, whole genome shotgun sequence genome window below encodes:
- the SOX9 gene encoding transcription factor SOX-9, translated as MNLLDPFMKMTEEQDKCISDAPSPTMSDDSAGSPCPSGSGSDTENTRPQENTFPKGDPDLKKESDEDKFPVCIREAVSQVLKGYDWTLVPMPVRVNGSSKNKPHVKRPMNAFMVWAQAARRKLADQYPHLHNAELSKTLGKLWRLLNESEKRPFVEEAERLRVQHKKDHPDYKYQPRRRKSVKNGQSEQEEGSEQTHISPNAIFKALQADSPQSSSSISEVHSPGEHSGQSQGPPTPPTTPKTDAQPGKQDLKREGRPLQEGGRQPPHIDFRDVDIGELSSDVISNIETFDVNEFDQYLPPNGHPGVPATHGQPGQVTYTGSYGISSTSGSPAGAGHVWMSKQQPQPPQPPPQPQPQAQHGLPALSGEQGQAQQRTHIKTEQLSPSHYSEQQQHSPQQINYSSFNLQHYSSSYPTITRSQYDYTDHQNSSSYYSHAAGQSSSLYSTFTYMNPTQRPMYTPIADTSGVPSIPQTHSPQHWEQPVYTQLTRP; from the exons ATGAATCTCCTAGACCCTTTCatgaaaatgacagaagaacAGGACAAATGTATCTCCgatgcccccagccccaccatgTCGGATGACTCGGCCGggtccccctgcccctctggaTCCGGCTCGGACACGGAGAACACCAGACCCCAAGAAAATACCTTCCCCAAGGGTGACCCAGACCTGAAGAAGGAGAGTGACGAGGACAAGTTCCCGGTGTGCATCCGAGAGGCAGTGAGCCAAGTGCTCAAGGGCTACGACTGGACCCTGGTCCCCATGCCGGTCCGGGTGAACGGATCCAGCAAAAACAAGCCCCACGTGAAGAGACCCATGAACGCCTTCATGGTGTGGGCACAGGCGGCCCGCAGGAAGCTGGCGGACCAGTACCCGCATCTGCACAATGCCGAGCTCAGCAAGACCCTGGGCAAGCTCTGGAG GCTGTTGAACGAGAGTGAGAAACGTCCCTTCGTGGAGGAGGCCGAGCGGCTGCGGGTGCAGCACAAGAAGGACCATCCCGACTACAAGTATCAGCCGCGGCGGAGAAAGTCGGTGAAGAATGGGCAGTCggagcaggaggaaggctcCGAGCAAACCCACATCTCCCCCAACGCCATCTTCAAGGCGCTGCAGGCGGACTCCCCGCAGTCGTCCTCCAGCATCAGCGAGGTGCACTCCCCCGGGGAGCACTCGG GGCAATCGCAGGgcccccccacgccccccaccacccccaagaCGGACGCGCAGCCGGGCAAGCAGGACCTGAAGCGGGAGGGTCGCCCTCTGCAAGAAGGTGGCCGGCAGCCACCCCACATCGACTTCCGAGATGTGGACATCGGCGAACTCAGCAGCGACGTCATCTCCAACATCGAGACCTTTGACGTCAATGAGTTTGATCAATACCTACCCCCCAACGGCCACCCGGGGGTCCCGGCCACCCACGGGCAGCCTGGCCAGGTCACCTACACGGGCAGCTACGGCATCAGCAGCACGTCGGGCTCGCCCGCTGGGGCTGGCCACGTCTGGATGTCgaagcagcagccacagccaccgcagcccccgccgcagccccagCCGCAGGCACAGCATGGGCTGCCGGCGCTGAGCGGCGAGCAGGGCCAGGCGCAGCAGAGGACGCACATCAAGAcggagcagctcagccccagccactACagcgagcagcagcagcactcccCGCAGCAGATCAACTACAGCTCCTTCAACCTCCAGCACTACAGCTCCTCCTACCCCACCATCACCCGCTCCCAGTACGACTACACCGACCACCAGAACTCCAGCTCCTACTACAGCCACGCCGctggccagagcagcagcctctACTCCACCTTCACCTACATGAACCCCACGCAGCGCCCCATGTACACCCCCATTGCAGACACTTCTGGGGTCCCCTCCATTCCCCAGACCCACAGCCCACAGCACTGGGAACAGCCCGTCTACACACAGCTCACCAGACCCTAA